In Fusarium musae strain F31 chromosome 7, whole genome shotgun sequence, a single window of DNA contains:
- a CDS encoding hypothetical protein (EggNog:ENOG41) encodes MAPTTVRKAPYKDFLQPALHRRFTSTATVLLLVSYLLAVVLDGWKSYFWSWFPIGPVGIRTAFIFTCGLAIVVLRIANYHVGLRTTGPGFQTLRNTITQLQTYETLFWYGFSSLLFSHVFLWAIPKAANLSWITYFSGDRARLNERPLFLLAYMVSCAITQTLNHYRKDTDRLVLASSKGKNEKQPDALKLLITAVPATFGASLSGAASALPVALILYYAILRSFIWGWALMFLRIFYNLPKTNMLPPSWPSDLWLLFRCIEAGTFVHLIWNIGNFAFSKFMVKEPLKNGKPLTSESKDPNGSLLNGLKSKKLSIKAFAMWELAIIAQGFETRRQAIYEDIDRKDGPMWSQVYAICMEVVKSIETRIDTYGKAPDAPPAAPAPEPKQRVSAPLRDDPIFNSRRASKTMLNEVEKRLGQVARSPGESPVSKLSPIAKKTWKEAKDRVLTKEQQELVAPDHIKSQFEHWALQMMEMDTVASLFQQDFRTQFAAAVLGTPYAEPTLCINAISVLHHLSVHSLAEDQFGNVHRDVPSIIRTFTSVIKKLEAFRLQFPLHWTDVSGKRISPEVEEVVDALKSALQQVLAKFEPYSSDLRLTLTDIRLAKEASATAKKPEMAEVAR; translated from the exons ATGGCGCCTACCACGGTTAGAAAAGCACCCTACAAGGACTTCCTGCAGCCTGCTCTTCACAGACGATTCACTTCTACGGCGACTGTTTTGCTGCTTGTGTCCTACTTGCTGGCGGTCGTCCTTGACGGTTGGAAATCTT ACTTTTGGTCTTGGTTTCCAATTGGCCCTGTTGGCATACGAacagccttcatcttcacatGTGGCCTCGCGATCGTCGTTCTCCGAATAGCAAACTACCACGTTGGCCTGCGAACCACTGGCCCCGGCTTCCAGACCCTTCGCAACACCATCACTCAGCTTCAAACATACGAGACTTTGTTTTGGTATGGCTTCTCCAGCCTGTTGTTTAGCCATGTGTTCCTTTGGGCAATTCCCAAGGCGGCAAACCTCTCTTGGATCACGTACTTCAGCGGTGACCGTGCGAGACTGAACGAGAGGCCGCTCTTCTTGCTTGCGTACATGGTCTCATGTGCCATCACGCAAACCTTGAACCATTACCGAAAGGACACCGATCGTCTGGTCCTCGCATCCTCAAAGGGCAAGAACGAGAAGCAGCCTGACGCGTTGAAGCTGCTGATTACTGCAGTCCCAGCAACATTTGGCGCTTCTCTTTCCGGCGCCGCAAGTGCGCTACCTGTCGCCTTGATTCTATACTACGCTATACTACGATCTTTCATCTGGGGATGGGCGCTTATGTTCTTGCGCATCTTCTATAACCTGCCAAAGACCAACATGCTCCCGCCTAGTTGGCCGAGTgatctttggcttcttttcCGATGCATAGAGGCTGGAACTTTCGTGCATTTGATATGGAATATTGGTAACTTTGCTTTCTCGAAATTCATGGTCAAGGAGCCCCTGAAGAACGGCAAGCCTCTTACCTCTGAGTCCAAGGACCCCAACGGCAGTCTTTTGAACGGTCTTAAGAGCAAGAAACTTTCTATCAAG GCATTCGCGATGTGGGAGCTTGCTATCATTGCGCAAGGCTTTGAGACCCGTCGACAGGCTATCTACGAAGACATCGATCGCAAGGATGGACCTATGTGGTCCCAGGTTTATGCCATCTGTATGGAAGTGGTCAAATCCATCGAGACGCGAATTGATACCTACGGCAAGGCTCCTGATGCACCACCCGCTGCGCCGGCCCCGGAACCCAAGCAGCGAGTGTCTGCCCCTCTTCGCGATGACCCCATCTTTAACAGTCGAAGGGCTTCCAAGACGATGCTaaatgaggttgagaagcgaTTGGGACAGGTCGCACGATCCCCTGGCGAGTCTCCTGTGTCCAAGTTGAGCCCTATCGCGAAGAAGACGTGGAAAGAGGCCAAGGACCGGGTCTTGACGAAGGAGCAGCAGGAACTTGTTGCCCCCGATCACATAAAGAGCCAGTTTGAACACTGGGCCCTCCaaatgatggagatggacaCTGTGGCTTCCCTGTTCCAGCAAGATTTCCGCACCCAATTTGCTGCTGCGGTGCTGGGTACCCCATACGCTGAGCCTACGCTTTGCATCAATGCGATAAGCGTGCTTCACCACCTCTCAGTGCACAGCTTGGCAGAGGATCAGTTTGGTAACGTGCACAGAGATGTGCCAAGCATCATCCGAACCTTCACATCAGTGATTAAGAAACTGGAGGCCTTCCGCTTGCAATTCCCATTGCACTGGACTGATGTGTCAGGCAAGAGGATCAGCCCTGAGGTGGAAGAAGTTGTGGACGCTCTGAAGTCTGCTCTGCAACAAGTGCTGGCCAAATTCGAGCCTTATAGCAGCGACCTTAGACTGACATTGACTGATATTCGCTTGGCCAAGGAGGCTTCTGCGACTGCAAAGAAGCCTGAGATGGCAGAGGTGGCGCGATAG
- a CDS encoding hypothetical protein (EggNog:ENOG41) gives MYGFHKERDVFHTGNPDTTLWEFKHGNGNFKRGDLVGLREIKRRASRHALVHRESNYSKPAASQPGTPAEPVPIPPDSADARMLNIEHTLFDLSNRLQRSEEAAHYMHVKSQAAMDTVNRLLHFNQELSRHMLSLVPAESPLSREGEMQRQAEVLRTLDEPPQEAPYTGRQQYFANVENAPVSPRQLAQDDQRRGPALGVPPARGQNFYKPPVPSNLSSSTRRPYGSISGSSTTQSSPLRTGPPPPPPAPHPLSNVETVPGPGSLARRHTAADIRAHGWQPAPSPFSTGAPSGAWPLSPSRVAPEDQRIRDSFSTYSLQAASQTHPHSRPTTPPPPFANGAGGGSDTFGGWSWGSAGRENKNLAVKDHSAPPTRRGSMAHILNPSDTAERSDEDEDPRGDDDRKRKRMQ, from the exons ATGTACGGTTTTCATAAGG AACGCGATGTTTTTCACACTGGAAATCCTGATACAACGCTCTGGGAATTCAAGCATGGCAACGGGAACTTCAAGCGTGGTGACCTAGTAGGTCTACGTGAGATTAAGCGCCGAGCCAGCCGACATGCTTTGGTGCACCGCGAGAGCAACTATTCCAAACCTGCAGCATCCCAGCCAGGCACTCCAGCCGAGCCTGTGCCTATCCCACCAGACAGCGCCGATGCTCGAATGCTCAATATTGAGCATACGCTCTTCGACTTGAGTAATCGCCTGCAGCGGAGCGAAGAGGCAGCTCATTATATGCATGTCAAGAGCCAAGCCGCGATGGACACGGTGAATCGACTTCTTCACTTCAATCAGGAGCTTTCAAGACATATGCTGTCTCTTGTTCCAGCCGAGAGTCCCCTCTCTCGTGAAG GCGAGATGCAAAGGCAGGCTGAAGTACTTCGGACACTCGACGAGCCACCCCAGGAGGCACCATATACCGGCCGGCAACAGTATTTTGCGAACGTCGAGAACGCCCCAGTATCACCCAGACAGCTTGCCCAGGACGACCAGAGACGAGGCCCTGCTTTAGGCGTCCCTCCCGCACGCGGTCAGAACTTTTATAAGCCACCAGTTCCTTCCAACCTATCTAGCAGCACTCGCAGGCCATATGGCTCCATCAGCGGAAGCAGTACTACGCAGTCGTCCCCATTGCGCACAGGACCGCCTCCAccgcctcctgctcctcatcctctATCCAATGTTGAGACTGTTCCCGGCCCCGGCAGTCTGGCCCGTCGTCACACTGCAGCCGATATTCGAGCCCATGGCTGGCAACCAGCACCCTCTCCCTTCAGCACTGGCGCACCCTCTGGAGCATGGCCCCTTTCGCCTAGCCGTGTAGCCCCAGAAGACCAACGGATCAGAGACTCATTTTCAACATACTCGTTGCAAGCTGCGTCCCAAACACACCCTCACTCACGCCCAACAACGCCCCCACCTCCATTTGCGAATGGCGCCGGCGGTGGCTCTGACACGTTTGGTGGCTGGTCATGGGGATCTGCTGGCCGTGAGAACAAAAACCTTGCCGTGAAAGATCATTCAGCCCCCCCTACTCGAAGGGGGAGCATGGCTCATATCCTCAATCCCAGTGATACTGCCGAGCGatcagatgaggatgaggacccCCGAGGCGACGACGACAGGAAGCGAAAGCGAATGCAGTAA
- a CDS encoding hypothetical protein (EggNog:ENOG41) gives MATAHMAVRTETFPHSNPIPHSESMGARIIPIPTPTIKMSPPSNGDPMEITSPAPSSTGNNNSDSDANGKSNDRPKNSPGPDSNNVVNNNANSMPAPPPAAAAVHQPKIVQTAFIHKLYKSQYPTLDFMVRER, from the exons ATGGCTACAGCGCACATGGCCGTCAGGACTGAGACCTTCCCACATTCGAATCCAATTCCCCATAGCGAGTCAATGGGTGCTCGCATTATTCCTATACCAACTCCCACGATCAAGATGTCTCCTCCAAGCAACGGCGATCCCATGGAGATCACATCACCTGCGCCATCCTCTACTGGCAACAACAACTCCGATTCCGATGCCAACGGCAAATCCAACGATCGACCCAAGAACTCTCCCGGTCCCGATTCCAATAATGTCGTAAACAATAATGCCAATAGCATGCCTGCGCCCCCGccggctgctgctgctgtacaCCAGCCCAAAATCGTACAGACAGCCTTCATCCACAAGCTGTACAA ATCCCAATATCCAACACTTGATTTCATGGTCCGCGAGCGCTGA